CAGGAAGACGACGTTGTTGACGTGCCCGAAGGCGTCCATGTCCGACCAGCGCAGGGGACAGCTGTAGATGTGCCGAGCCATGAGGTGATCAGCCTCGGGTCAGCTTCTTGTAGGTGGCACGGTGCGGACGGGCCGCGTCCGGGCCGAGGCGCTCGATCTTGTTCTTCTCGTAGGACTCGAAGTTGCCCTCGAACCAGAACCACTTCGAGTCGCCCTCGTACGCGAGGATGTGCGTCGCGACCCGGTCGAGGAACCAGCGGTCGTGGGAGATGACCACGGCCGCACCCGGGAACTCCAGGAGCGCGTTCTCCAGGGAGGACAGGGTCTCGACGTCGAGGTCGTTGGTGGGCTCGTCGAGGAGCAGCAGGTTGCCGCCCTGCTTGAGGGTGAGCGCGAGGTTCAGACGGTTGCGCTCACCGCCGGAGAGCACACCGGCCGGCTTCTGCTGGTCCGGGCCCTTGAAGCCGAACGCGGAGACGTAGGCGCGGGAGGGCATCTCGACGTGGCCGACGTTGATGTAGTCGAGCTCGTCGGAGACGACGGCCCACAGCGTCTTCTTCGGGTCGATGTTGGCGCGGCTCTGGTCGACGTACGAGATCTTGACGGTCTCGCCGACCTTGACGGAGCCGGAGTCCGGGGTCTCCAGACCCTGGAGCATCTTGAAGAGCGTGGTCTTGCCGGCACCGTTCGGGCCGATGACGCCGACGATGCCGTTGCGCGGCAGCGTGAAGCTGAGGTCGTCGATGAGGACCTTGTCGCCGAAGGCCTTCGACAGGTTCTGGACCTCGACGACGATGGAGCCCAGACGCGGGCCCGGCGGGATCTGGATCTCCTCGAAGTCCAGCTTCCGCATCTTGTCGGCCTCGGCCGCCATCTCCTCGTAGCGGGCGAGACGGGCCTTGGACTTGGCCTGACGGCCCTTGGCGTTGGACCGCACCCACTCCAGCTCTTCCTTGAGCCGCTTGGCGCGCTTGGCGTCCTTCTGGCCCTCGACCTTGAGGCGGGTGGCCTTGGTGTCGAGGTAGGTGGAGTAGTTGCCCTCGTACGGGTGGGCGCGACCGCGGTCGAGCTCGAGGATCCACTCGGCGACGTTGTCGAGGAAGTACCGGTCGTGGGTGACGGCGACGACGGTGCCGGAGTACTTGGCGAGGTGCTGCTCCAGCCAGTTCACCGACTCGGCGTCGAGGTGGTTGGTGGGCTCGTCGAGGAGCAGCAGGTCGGGGGCCTCGAGGAGAAGCTTGCAGAGCGCCACACGGCGCTTCTCGCCACCGGAGAGGTTGGTGACGGGCCAGTCGCCGGGCGGGCAGCCCAGGGCGTCCATGGCCTGCTCCAGCTGGGTGTCGAGGTCCCAGGCGTTGGCGTGGTCCAGGTCCTCCTGGAGCTTGCCCATCTCGTCCATGAGCGCGTCCGAGTAGTCGGTCGCCATGAGCTCCGCGACCTCGTTGAAGCGCTTCAGCTTCCCCATGACCTCGGCGGCGCCCATCTGGACGTTCTCCAGGACGGTCTTCGACTCGTCGAGCGGCGGCTCCTGCAGGAGCATGCCGACGGTGAAGCCGGGCGACAGGAAGGCGTCACCGTTGGACGGCTGCTCCAGGCCCGCCATGATCTTCAGAACGGTGGACTTACCGGCACCGTTCGGGCCGACCACACCGATCTTCGCGCCCGGCAGGAAGCTCAGCGTCACGTCATCCAGGATGACCTTGTCGCCGTGCGCCTTGCGCGCCTTGCGCATCGTGTAGATGTACTCAGCCAAGAGAAACCGTCCGGCAAAGAGTGAGTGGGCAGATACACCCCATCTTGCCTGACCGCCACCCCCGGGAGCGAACCAGTAGGTGGGGCACCCCCTGACCTGCGGGTTCCCGGGTCACCCTCGTAGCCAACCCGTCACTGTTGGTCGCCACCGATCGCCCCTGAGCCCCCTCGCACGGCCCACAGACGGCCCGGGACTGCCGCCCCGCCCAGGTTGGCGACCTGCCCGGATACTCCTTGGTAACCGCACGGGCGGGAGGGTTAACGTCCCCCCATGGATCGCCTACGCCGTGCAGCCATGCAGCTGGCCCTCGGAGAGCAGCCCATCGAGGACCTGCCGATGATCGCTGCCGAGGCCCTGGCCGACGGCCTGGACAGCCCGGCCCTGGTCGAGCTGGCAGGGCTCTCTCGACGTGACCCGCCAGCCGACATCCGCGACCTCTTCGTGGAGGCCATGGCAGAGCTGGGGCTCCCTCTGCCCGGAGTCGAGGACGCCTGGCGCGAACGAATGCTCGGGGCGGCGGAAGGCATGCTCACCAGCTCCCTTACGCCCTATGAGGCCAGCAACGAGATCTATTGGTGCGCCTGCCATCTGGAACGGACGGACACTACGACCATGCTTGTGGACCTGTTCGTAGGGCTGTGGAGCAGTTGGGAAGACTGGCCGGACGAACGTGTCTCTATCGAACGGGACATGCGGCTGGCTGCTGCCGACCTTCTGCGCGGCCATGGCAAGCAGGTGCCTGAGTGAGCCCGACTCCCCGTGCTGTCGGACACGGAATAAGCACGACTGCCTTCTGATCCGTAGCTCTCGCGGGATCAGTCAGCGACAGCCATACCGGCCACCCTGAGGTCCCGGAGAGGCGCTATCGGGCGGGGCCGGTGCTGGGATTGCAGTACGGAAGGCGGGTCTCTTCGGCCCGCCGTGGGCGAACCGATCCGATCTGACGCGAGTGAGTATCCGACCGACTCGGGATGGCTGACCCACGTCAGCGGAGCAATTGCCTGGCAGCGCTGCCGCGCAAGCGCCTAGCCTGCCCCCATGAGCCACGGCAAGACCTCCTACGTGTGCCTGCCGTGTCGGGCCTCGTACAAGCAATTCCACGGCCCCGATCGCGAGCGGCGCTGTCCGCGCTGTGCGCGCGTGATGATCCACGCCGGTTCGGCGTTCGCGCCGCCCCGGCGTCGCGACAAGGATGCCTGGCGAGTGCTGTCGGTTCTTCTCCACGCGGGGATCGGCTTCCACAAGAGCTGCTGCGGAGGCCCCGGCTGGCGGCCCACCACCCTGCGCGAGGTCAAGGCCCGCACCGCGTACGCGCGCCGCACCGGCGAACCCGTCGCGCGAGCCCTGCAGCGCTACGTCGTCTAGCTGTCGAACCAGACGACGAGCCGGACATGCTCATCGCCGTGGACGTCGGCCAGGGCACGCATCGTGGCCCACACCGGAGCCCATTCGCCGCCCTCAGGCACAGCATCCCGCCGGCTCATGCGCACGCGCCGAAAAAGTCGGCCGCCCTGGATCCACTCGTCACCCTCCGGCCTGTCGGCGCGATCCCAGAACCCCTTCCCGGTCAGCACCCAGTCCCCGGAGGGATCGCGCGTGAACCTGTGGACGCGATCGTCCACTCGCTCCGCCCGCTCGCCCCAGTCCACCCGGGACAGCTCTTCCCACCCGATCCACGTCACGTTGTGCGCGTCCCGCCCCCAGTCCTCGTACTCCCGCCGGGCCTCGTCCGAGACATCCCCAGGCAGCCCCCGCTCCGCGGCGAGGGGGCGGAAGCCCGCGTAGTTCCGTACGCCGAACAGGCAACCGAAGGCGTCGTAGTCACACCCGCCGTACAGCAGGTCCAGATCGATGGCGCCGTGCCAGCCACTGACGTCCTCGACCTCAAGCGTGCGGTACGTGGCACGACACTCCACGAAGCCATGTATGTCGGTTCCCATGCCGACGGATTCTGCGCCCCAGCCCCGGGGAGGGCCACGCAATTTCGGAGGCTTGCTCTTCCGGATCAGGGCAGGGCAGCGAACACACTTGCCCGACGCCGCTCGCCCCCCCGTGAGTGTCAGTGGAACAGGTTGGGGAAGGGGCAGCGCTCCAAGGGTTCGTCCTGGCGGTCGGCCCAGTGCCACCAGAGGACTCGCTCCGGGCAACGCCAAAGGGAGCGGCAGACTCGCTCTCGTCCTC
The DNA window shown above is from Streptomyces vietnamensis and carries:
- the ettA gene encoding energy-dependent translational throttle protein EttA, yielding MAEYIYTMRKARKAHGDKVILDDVTLSFLPGAKIGVVGPNGAGKSTVLKIMAGLEQPSNGDAFLSPGFTVGMLLQEPPLDESKTVLENVQMGAAEVMGKLKRFNEVAELMATDYSDALMDEMGKLQEDLDHANAWDLDTQLEQAMDALGCPPGDWPVTNLSGGEKRRVALCKLLLEAPDLLLLDEPTNHLDAESVNWLEQHLAKYSGTVVAVTHDRYFLDNVAEWILELDRGRAHPYEGNYSTYLDTKATRLKVEGQKDAKRAKRLKEELEWVRSNAKGRQAKSKARLARYEEMAAEADKMRKLDFEEIQIPPGPRLGSIVVEVQNLSKAFGDKVLIDDLSFTLPRNGIVGVIGPNGAGKTTLFKMLQGLETPDSGSVKVGETVKISYVDQSRANIDPKKTLWAVVSDELDYINVGHVEMPSRAYVSAFGFKGPDQQKPAGVLSGGERNRLNLALTLKQGGNLLLLDEPTNDLDVETLSSLENALLEFPGAAVVISHDRWFLDRVATHILAYEGDSKWFWFEGNFESYEKNKIERLGPDAARPHRATYKKLTRG